Proteins co-encoded in one Aspergillus luchuensis IFO 4308 DNA, chromosome 6, nearly complete sequence genomic window:
- the PFS2 gene encoding WD40 repeat domain-containing protein (BUSCO:EOG09261LPY;~COG:A;~EggNog:ENOG410PG1Z;~InterPro:IPR015943,IPR001680,IPR036322,IPR017986;~PFAM:PF00400;~go_function: GO:0005515 - protein binding [Evidence IEA]): protein MAFYDDPGNDAQPFGRPPKSYEGGIAGPRRPRLVTDYGSSMVQWIRTRKPRYKGGHQIEVERPSASYVVDMLPPLARVHSPADTIPVRHLHQSIGKSKKPITVVRWTPEGRRLLTGGHTGEFMLWNGTAFNFETVMDAHYDQLQAGVTSLAWSHSHDWLISGGQKGDVKYWRPNFNNVETIDDAHHDAVRDLAWSPSDTKFLSASDDTTLKIFDFTARTCDTVLTGHNWDVKSCDWHPTKGLLVSGSKDHQVKFWDPRTARCLTTLHSHKNTVTATRFSRVNNNLLATSSRDQTARVFDLRMMRDICILRGHEKPVSSLTWHPIHSSLISTGSEDGSLYHYLLDEPNLPSGQIPTIAPYDSNDPANTPAQVIYPAHKVQYAHGATIWSLDWHPLGHILASGSKDNFTRFWSRARPGETSYMKDRFHIGEEAAEAQGTWSRGFGRRQMREEEEQELQDEAESLVDQKKPAGISSLPGIQFAPPGAAPQPDGMGSILPGIGAPQPPPQPGFSNSMPQMDPGRLAALLSSQPPPQPNNFPPTTGLPGFPMHPAMSGTPPVNVDLAELQKQLLSQGISLPQNFPPPNFPGMPGGLPGLQGSSTPDHGYGR, encoded by the exons CTCGTGACGGACTATGGGTCATCGATGGTACAATGGATACGCACACGGAAACCTCGCTATAAGGGTGGTCATCAGATTGAGGTGGAAAGGCCTAGTGCAAGCTATGTTGTGGAT ATGCTCCCACCTCTTGCCCGAGTTCATTCTCCAGCGGACACTATCCCGGTGCGGCATTTACATCAGTCAATCGGAAAATCGAAGAAACCGATCACTGTCGTACGATGGACACCGGAAGGAAGGCGCCTGCTGACGGGAGGCCATACGGGCGAGTTCATGCTCTGGAATGGAACTGCCTTCAACTTCGAAACAGTCATGGAT GCACATTACGACCAGCTGCAAGCTGGTGTCACCTCCTTAGCTTGGTCTCACAGTCATGACTGGTTGATATCCGGAGGACAGAAGGGTGACGTGAAGTATTGGCGACCTAACTTCAACAACGTTGAGACGATCGATGACGCACATCACGATGCTGTTCGCGATTTAGCTTGGTCACCCAGTGATACTAAATTCCTCTCCGCATCCGACGACACAACACTGAAGATTTTCGATTTCACTGCGAGAACTTGCGATACCGTTCTTACCGGTCACAATTGGGATGTTAAATCCTGCGACTGGCATCCCACCAAAGGTTTGCTTGTGTCTGGGTCCAAAGACCACCAAGTCAAGTTCTGGGATCCGCGCACAGCAAGATGCTTAACAACGCTTCATAGCCACAAGAATACTGTCACAGCGACGAGGTTCTCCCGCGTAAACAATAACCTTCTAGCTACATCGTCTCGGGATCAAACGGCGAGAGTCTTCGACTTGCGCATGATGCGAGATATTTGTATCCTCCGAGGCCATGAGAAGCCCGTCTCCTCTCTTACATGGCACCCGATCCACAGCTCTCTCATATCTACTGGTAGTGAGGATGGATCTCTATATCACTATTTACTTGATGAACCTAATTTGCCCTCCGGGCAGATCCCTACAATTGCGCCATATGACAGCAACGACCCGGCTAACACGCCGGCGCAGGTGATATACCCTGCCCACAAGGTACAATATGCGCATGGTGCCACCATCTGGTCCCTCGATTGGCATCCTCTTGGTCACATTCTTGCATCCGGATCTAAAGATAATTTCACACGGTTCTGGTCCCGTGCCAGACCCGGGGAGACTAGTTACATGAAGGACAGGTTCCAtatcggagaagaagcggcgGAAGCTCAGGGTACATGGAGCAGGGGCTTCGGACGGCGGCAGATgcgtgaagaggaggaacaaGAACTTCAAGATGAGGCGGAGAGCTTGGTCGACCAGAAGAAACCGGCCGGTATATCGTCTCTTCCTGGAATTCAATTCGCACCACCTGGCGCCGCACCACAGCCAGACGGGATGGGTTCGATACTGCCCGGGATTGGGGCTCCCCAGCCCCCGCCCCAGCCGGGGTTTTCCAATTCTATGCCACAGATGGATCCTGGGCGTTTAGCAGCTCTTTTGTCGAGCCAACCGCCCCCTCAGCCGAACAACTTCCCTCCTACGACTGGATTGCCAGGGTTTCCCATGCACCCTGCTATGTCGGGGACACCTCCGGTGAACGTTGACTTGGCGGAACTGCAGAAGCAGCTTCTTTCCCAAGGAATATCGCTGCCCCAGAACTTCCCGCCGCCAAACTTTCCTGGCATGCCCGGGGGACTTCCCGGCCTGCAAGGGAGCAGTACGCCCGATCACGGATATGGAAGATGA
- a CDS encoding uncharacterized protein (COG:S;~EggNog:ENOG410PQYI;~InterPro:IPR019334;~PFAM:PF10190;~TransMembrane:3 (o43-63i75-100o112-132i)) produces MADNRVPINYQTPPFPSLYELFPTKSTGAYYLYYNKDIWRFTLYWTLIFYGASHLLVAAWAVAMQCRSWKACLAVPLVYMVIGGLEALLAGSIIGLVLGAVYEAGNFRMSTWIPLLWGGINVLVLILSSFPIPGGL; encoded by the exons ATGGCCGACAACCGGGTTCCGATCAACTATCAAACGCCTCCTTTTCCGTCCCTCTATGAGCTCTTCCCAACGAAGAGTACGGGTGCATACTACCTCTACTACAACAAGGACATTTGGCGTTTTACTCTGTACTGGACCTTGATCTTCTATGGCGCAAGCCATCTGCTGGTCGCGGCATGGGCTGTGGCCATGCAATGCAGAAGCTGGAAAGCATGTCTTGCGGTTCCCTTAGTATACATGGTCATAGGTGGATTGGAGGCGCTTTTAGCGGGGAGCATAATTGGCCTCGT TTTAGGTGCAGTTTATGAAGCGGGTAATTTCAGAATGTCGACCTGGATCCCCCTTTTGTGGGGTGGTATCAATGTGTTGGTCCTCATTCTATCTAGTTTCCCTATCCCAGGAGGACTATGA
- the pex8 gene encoding putative peroxisomal membrane protein Pex17 (COG:S;~EggNog:ENOG410PFSP;~InterPro:IPR030476) has protein sequence MVLNYTFELLSDSERSRLDFDVLLPVMVNATYASPEGLEGGYFLGTVDKDIVEAPGKQFQWLAQSDTFARVTAISSSPLVSALGPLSRLMAHAAENAKDSGLVAQTLDHTTDFVRTLMVQWRLNKLSEVDKSEEAEFLDAESLRTTIPGLWRLLRNCLYSIVIVLRAVLGRVINDPVLAAHRSAPFISMQVLHILRNLYFISSRMGQNASSQHMFVTLTAVDILSHYPDLAENFLRSIKPSELGQIPDHPIERCLDLFFLNTSELFTPLLSPACSEELLVAAAVPYLPAGGNNHLLEIFEAAHSTVLAVFAIPNNAAVAAKHLPFYIDNLFAVFPENLSARQFRLAFKTVIQVTAPPSPIANTQRLLPSILLEVLYDRALHASDQLLPQPSSTQVEGPDLGKSPPVSEQAALTLALIDSLCFLRVEDLEEWLPLTAQLLNSIKTPDMHKQCVERFWEALSSGEMDVERAHFCVTWWSTRGGRELVLYGDEFGADAEHRQDEAEGQGQGQGAYMSGALGAVARESKL, from the exons ATGGTCCTCAACTACACCTTTGAACTGCTGTCGGACTCGGAAAGGAGCAGGCTTGACTTCGACGTCTTGCTACCTGTCATGGTCAACGCGACCTATGCATCACCCGAAGGCCTGGAGGGAGGATACTTCCTGGGCACTGTGGACAAGGATATTGTGGAAGCTCCTGGCAAGCAATTCCAGTGGTTGGCGCAGTCTGACACGTTTGCTCGTGTGACAGCTATCTCGTCTAGTCCCCTCGTGTCTGCCCTAGGACCGCTCTCCCGGCTCATGGCACATGCAGCAGAGAACGCAAAAGATTCTGGTCTGGTTGCGCAAACCTTGGACCACACCACGGACTTTGTGCGTACGCTCATGGTGCAGTGGCGGTTGAACAAGTTGTCGGAGGTCGACAAGTCCGAGGAGGCGGAGTTCCTCGACGCTGAGTCCTTGAGGACCACCATCCCGGGACTTTGGAGACTGCTCCGTAATTGCCTGTATTCTATTGTCATTGTTCTCCGGGCTGTTCTGGGAAGAGTGATCAATGACCCTGTGCTGGCTGCTCACCGCAGTGCTCCGTTCATATCCATGCAGGTGCTTCACATACTGCGAAATCTCTACTTCATATCATCCCGCATGGGCCAGAACGCTTCTTCGCAGCACATGTTTGTCACCTTGACAGCTGTGGATATTCTATCACACTACCCTGATCTGGCCGAGAACTTCCTGAGAAGCATCAAACCCAGTGAGCTCGGCCAGATCCCCGACCATCCTATTGAGCGGTGTCTGGACCTGTTCTTCCTCAACACGTCGGAACTCTTCACTCCCTTACTATCTCCTGCATGCAGCGAAGAGCTTCTCGTTGCAGCAGCCGTTCCCTACCTCCCAGCCGGCGGAAATAACCATCTCCTGGAGATCTTCGAAGCCGCCCACAGCACGGTCCTAGCCGTGTTTGCCATCCCGAACAACGCCGCCGTAGCAGCCAAGCATCTCCCATTCTACATCGACAACCTATTTGCT GTATTCCCCGAAAACCTCTCCGCGCGACAGTTCCGTCTAGCCTTCAAGACCGTCATCCAAGTCACAGCACCGCCCTCCCCAATCGCCAACACGCAACGCCTCCTCCCATCAATCCTCCTCGAAGTCCTCTACGACCGAGCCCTCCACGCATCCgaccaactcctcccccaACCATCGTCAACTCAAGTGGAGGGTCCCGATCTCGGCAAATCCCCGCCCGTGTCGGAACAAGCAGCGCTGACCCTCGCGCTCATCGACAGTCTCTGTTTCCTCCGCGTGGAAGACCTCGAGGAATGGCTTCCTCTCACAGCGCAATTACTTAACAGCATCAAGACACCAGATATGCATAAGCAATGCGTGGAACGGTTCTGGGAGGCGCTGAGTAGCGGCGAGATGGATGTCGAACGGGCGCATTTCTGTGTCACATGGTGGAGTACGCGTGGTGGCAGGGAGCTTGTTCTGTATGGGGATGAATTCGGGGCCGATGCGGAGCATAGGCAGGATGAAGCTGAGGGGCAGGGGCAGGGACAGGGGGCGTATATGAGTGGTGCTCTTGGGGCGGTGGCGAGGGAGAGTAAGCTTTAA
- a CDS encoding protein-S-isoprenylcysteine carboxyl O-methyltransferase (COG:O;~EggNog:ENOG410PJHF;~InterPro:IPR007269,IPR025770;~PFAM:PF04191,PF04140;~TransMembrane:5 (o58-80i87-104o165-184i205-226o232-251i);~go_component: GO:0005783 - endoplasmic reticulum [Evidence IEA];~go_component: GO:0016021 - integral component of membrane [Evidence IEA];~go_function: GO:0004671 - protein C-terminal S-isoprenylcysteine carboxyl O-methyltransferase activity [Evidence IEA];~go_process: GO:0006481 - C-terminal protein methylation [Evidence IEA]), whose product MSHSPPSPSPSPSRSPSPPFRPYRPPPPPTTNNHTTTTTTTDTSILPHGPKSLSSISLHAYLLGILLGLTSTLTLLPLLYGDPLYTPLWRIPFFLSSLSLFHFLEYYTTAAYNTHFATVSAYLLTSNGWTYHIAHGSAILECLLTHTYFTARPVPLYLPPSLTTYQVAVGLFLMVLGQTIRSVAMAQAGSNFNHTVQVTRREGHVLVTGGVYSVLRHPSYFGFFWWGLGTQLVLGNGVCFLAYAVVLWRFFSGRIWREEKFLVAFFGEEYERYRKRSWVGIPGIH is encoded by the exons atgtcccactcccctccctccccctccccctctccctcccgatccccatcaccaccattcCGCCCATaccgaccaccaccaccacccaccaccaacaaccacacaacaacgacaacgacaacagacacctccatcctcccGCACGGCCCAAAATCCCTCTCCAGCATCTCCCTCCACGCCTACCTTCTGggcatcctcctcggcctAACCAGCACGctaaccctcctccccctcctctacgGCGACCCCCTATACACCCCCCTCTGGCGcatccccttcttcctctcctcgctctccctcttccacttcctcgaATACTACACCACAGCCGCATACAACACCCACTTCGCCACCGTCTCCGCCtacctcctcacctccaaCGGCTGGACCTACCACATCGCCCACGGCTCCGCCATCCTCGAATGTCTCCTCACGCACACCTACTTCACCGCCCGTCCGGTGCCGCTATACCTCCCCCCCTCGCTCACAACCTACCAAGTAGCCGTTGGCCTGTTCCTGATGGTGTTGGGCCAGACGATCCGCAGCGTGGCCATGGCGCAAGCCGGCAGTAACTTCAATCATACGGTGCAGGTTACCCGTCGGGAGGGACATGTGCTTGTCACGGGGGGCGTGTATTCTGTCCTCAGACATCCGAGTTACTTTGGCTTCTTTTGGTGGGGGTTGGGGACCCAGTTGGTTCTTGGGAATGGGGTGTGCTTTTTGGCGTATGCGGTTGTTTTGTGGAGGTTTTTCAGTGGGAGGATTTGGA GGGAGGAGAAGTTCTTGGTTGCGTTCTTCGGGGAGGAGTATGAAAGGTataggaagaggagttgggTGGGGATTCCGGGGATTCATTGA
- a CDS encoding sugar O-acetyltransferase (COG:E;~EggNog:ENOG410PN3K;~InterPro:IPR024688,IPR018357,IPR011004,IPR001451;~PFAM:PF14602,PF00132,PF12464;~go_function: GO:0016407 - acetyltransferase activity [Evidence IEA];~go_function: GO:0016740 - transferase activity [Evidence IEA]), protein MDLQENRERMRRGELYHAFVSDLTADRARCASACRRFNNAGDVSRRRSLELWKDIVGDTTPLPPASQDPAEDDKLLEKHPWIEPPIRMDYGYNVKVGEGAFINFDCVIIDTCLVTIGARTLLGPKVSLYSGTHPLDPAVRNGTEGPESGKEIHIGEDCWLAGNVTVLPGVTIGKGAVIGAGSVVTKDVPAFHLAVGNPARVIRKIETSMKE, encoded by the exons ATGGATCTGCAAGAGAATCGAGAACGCATGCGCCGCGGCGAGCTGTATCATGCGTTCGTCTCCGATCTCACAGCGGATCGAGCGCGTTGCGCCAGTGCCTGTCGCCGTTTCAACAATGCGGGCGACGTGTCCCGTCGACGGTCCCTGGAGTTGTGGAAGGA CATTGTGGGTGATACCACCCCTCTCCCGCCTGCCAGTCAGGATCCCGCCGAGGATGACAAGCTCTTAGAGAAGCATCCTTGGATCGAGCCTCCCATTCGCATGGACTACGGGTACAACGTGAAAGTGGGAGAAGGCGCTTTCATCAATTTTGACTGTGTCATTATCGACACCTGCTTGGTGACGATTGGGGCGCGCACCTTGTTGGGTCCCAAGGTTAGTCTTTATAGCGGCACGCACCCTCTTGATCCAGCCGTGCGCAACGGAACGGAAGGTCCAGAGTCGGGGAAAGAAATCCATATTGGTGAGGATTGCTGGCTCGCAGGGAATGTGACTGTGTTGCCGGGAGTGACGATCGGAAAAGGCGCGGTTATTGGAGCTGGAAGTGTGGTGACCAAG GATGTTCCTGCGTTTCATCTGGCTGTGGGAAACCCAGCGAGAGTGATTCGCAAGATTGAAACCTCGATGAAGGAGTAA